One segment of Pseudomonadota bacterium DNA contains the following:
- a CDS encoding TadE/TadG family type IV pilus assembly protein, with the protein MKSENSIIGRAVARRFLRNQQGGTIVEFAIVAMVFFIMLCGAMEYGLIMMTKVAIESATQQVSRTVGLGSIDASCAGDKNPRACSIKKMVQEKTFGLVNSNAVVVDSTVVSGGAGVQSPPIPDMCLDQPTPPTPPATCNGPWQENNGAPGYQKPNDVTDASFGVAGELVEIRVSYPWRIIFPLFRQSIFGADGKSKLYTNEGGGATDVVTISSATVIMNEPFTLPPPPSN; encoded by the coding sequence ATGAAATCAGAAAACTCGATCATCGGACGAGCAGTCGCCCGCCGCTTTTTACGCAACCAGCAGGGTGGAACCATTGTGGAATTCGCCATCGTGGCGATGGTTTTTTTCATCATGCTGTGCGGGGCGATGGAATACGGCCTCATCATGATGACCAAAGTGGCGATTGAAAGCGCCACCCAGCAAGTGTCGCGCACGGTGGGCCTTGGTTCCATCGATGCTAGCTGTGCTGGCGATAAGAATCCGCGCGCCTGCTCGATCAAGAAGATGGTACAAGAAAAAACCTTCGGACTCGTCAACTCCAATGCGGTGGTGGTCGATTCTACCGTTGTCAGTGGCGGGGCCGGGGTGCAATCACCACCCATTCCCGATATGTGCCTCGACCAGCCAACGCCGCCTACCCCGCCCGCCACATGCAATGGCCCATGGCAGGAAAATAATGGTGCGCCAGGTTACCAAAAGCCCAACGATGTGACCGATGCCTCGTTTGGTGTGGCTGGTGAGTTGGTAGAGATACGCGTTTCCTACCCCTGGCGGATCATTTTCCCGCTGTTCCGCCAAAGCATCTTTGGTGCGGATGGGAAATCCAAGCTTTACACGAATGAGGGCGGTGGCGCGACGGACGTGGTGACGATCAGCTCGGCAACCGTCATCATGAACGAACCCTTTACGCTCCCACCGCCACCATCCAACTAA
- a CDS encoding Tad domain-containing protein gives MIRRIYQRFMADQSGSVLMIFGISFLILVGIGGAGYDLGHQQLVRQKLQQATDAAVLAGASMADPATDEERKATARRYFLLNFPDGYFGVSPAPTPTVEIAGTTIRVHTFDTSIETAFVRNLPAGPENLPAKGDSTAELGLSSIPPIDMVLVMDNSLSMSSVDVGSGSTRNVPSGLATETRTAAVAACSTSNSPNGVNFNLAYEDYYAHYTGLGYTQSAAQAAAMSLAVTRSPGEVAKCSAYTDAETCPWVPGVAGCENYGLRGANRLNALRYSANYLASAFLDPNPRTNRIAVVRWSEMLLTDEPFSDQYTIVSRHLDRMFAYGATNSTLGLNAAFSRTSSMRPASSTSRAVVLLTDGKNEVSRNAAVNATVNPASLAVCKKLKEEKDVLIYTVAFGKEVENDATVADFLSKCASGNPATNKDQFFFIAPDAAKLSLVFGGIVTSLQKVRVTK, from the coding sequence ATGATCAGGCGCATCTATCAACGGTTTATGGCCGATCAGTCGGGCTCGGTCCTGATGATTTTCGGCATCTCATTCCTGATTCTGGTGGGCATCGGTGGGGCGGGTTATGACCTTGGCCACCAGCAGCTGGTGCGCCAGAAGCTGCAGCAGGCGACCGATGCCGCAGTGCTGGCCGGCGCCAGTATGGCCGATCCGGCAACGGACGAGGAGCGTAAGGCGACCGCCCGCCGCTATTTCCTACTGAATTTCCCGGACGGCTATTTCGGTGTTTCACCCGCGCCGACGCCGACGGTGGAGATTGCAGGCACGACGATCCGCGTGCATACGTTCGATACGTCGATTGAGACAGCCTTTGTACGCAACCTGCCCGCCGGGCCTGAGAACCTGCCCGCCAAAGGTGACAGTACGGCCGAGTTGGGCCTTAGTTCTATCCCGCCGATTGATATGGTGCTGGTGATGGATAACTCCTTGTCGATGAGCAGTGTTGATGTGGGGTCGGGTTCGACCCGCAACGTGCCATCTGGATTGGCGACGGAAACCCGTACTGCAGCCGTGGCGGCGTGCAGCACATCCAACAGCCCCAATGGTGTTAATTTCAACCTCGCATATGAGGACTATTACGCTCACTATACTGGCCTGGGGTACACTCAATCTGCAGCACAAGCAGCGGCCATGTCGCTTGCCGTAACACGGTCGCCTGGTGAAGTGGCAAAATGTTCAGCCTATACCGATGCTGAGACATGCCCTTGGGTGCCAGGTGTTGCCGGGTGCGAAAACTATGGTTTGCGGGGGGCGAACCGCCTGAATGCATTGCGCTACTCTGCGAATTATCTTGCCAGCGCCTTCCTCGACCCCAACCCGCGCACCAACCGGATTGCAGTGGTTCGCTGGAGCGAGATGCTGCTTACCGACGAGCCGTTCAGCGATCAGTATACAATCGTGAGCCGGCATCTCGACCGTATGTTTGCCTATGGCGCAACAAACAGTACGCTTGGCTTGAACGCCGCATTCAGTCGGACATCATCGATGCGCCCAGCTTCCTCGACCAGCCGTGCTGTGGTGTTATTGACAGATGGTAAGAACGAAGTGAGTCGTAATGCTGCTGTTAATGCGACGGTCAACCCGGCCAGCCTTGCGGTGTGCAAAAAGTTGAAAGAAGAGAAGGACGTTCTCATCTATACCGTCGCCTTTGGTAAAGAGGTGGAAAATGATGCGACAGTGGCAGACTTCCTGTCGAAATGTGCGAGCGGCAATCCGGCGACGAATAAGGATCAGTTCTTCTTCATCGCTCCGGATGCAGCCAAGCTGTCATTGGTCTTTGGTGGGATTGTCACCAGCCTGCAAAAAGTGCGGGTGACGAAGTAA
- the rodA gene encoding rod shape-determining protein RodA, which produces MKRLQSMHMGILLVTMALSLLGLVMQYSAAGGDLHVFALPQALRMMLGLLLMVTLAVMPPGHLMRLSYLVYIGCVLLLVMVAAVGIMGLGAQRWVGIGFFNLQPSELMKIGIILALARYFQHVQLDRSNHLVLLMVPVILTLIPVGLILKQPNLGTATIVAVIAFSMCYMAGIRWYFFAGALAAVAGAVPVAYHFLHDYQKRRVLTFLNPDSDPLGAGYNIIQSKIAIGSGGFAGKGLLNGSQGQLDFLPEKQTDFIFTMMAEELGFIGALVLLALYVLLIAFAMVLAVRAKSGFGRSLAAGVAAMMFIHIFINMAMVMGMIPVVGVPLPFLSYGGSFLLASLMACGLLQHVYINREQTLPRRRIN; this is translated from the coding sequence ATGAAACGCCTGCAGTCGATGCATATGGGCATCTTGCTGGTGACGATGGCGCTGAGCCTGCTCGGGCTGGTCATGCAATATTCCGCCGCGGGCGGTGATTTGCATGTGTTCGCCCTGCCGCAGGCGTTGCGGATGATGCTGGGCCTGCTGCTGATGGTGACACTGGCGGTGATGCCGCCGGGCCATTTGATGCGGTTGTCGTATCTGGTCTATATCGGCTGCGTGCTGCTGCTGGTGATGGTGGCGGCGGTCGGTATCATGGGGCTGGGGGCGCAGCGCTGGGTGGGGATTGGGTTTTTCAACCTGCAGCCCTCGGAGCTGATGAAAATCGGCATTATCCTGGCGTTGGCGCGCTATTTCCAGCATGTGCAGCTCGATCGTTCCAACCATCTGGTGCTGCTGATGGTGCCGGTGATTCTGACGCTGATTCCGGTCGGGCTGATCCTCAAACAACCCAACCTCGGCACGGCGACCATTGTGGCGGTGATTGCGTTTTCGATGTGCTATATGGCGGGGATCCGCTGGTATTTCTTCGCCGGGGCGCTGGCGGCGGTGGCGGGCGCGGTGCCGGTCGCCTACCATTTCCTGCATGATTACCAGAAGCGGCGGGTGCTGACCTTCCTCAACCCCGATAGCGACCCGCTGGGGGCGGGGTATAACATTATCCAGTCGAAAATCGCCATTGGCTCGGGCGGGTTTGCGGGCAAGGGGCTGCTCAATGGCAGCCAGGGCCAGCTGGATTTTTTGCCGGAAAAGCAGACGGATTTCATTTTCACGATGATGGCCGAGGAGCTGGGCTTCATCGGTGCGCTGGTGCTGCTGGCGCTGTATGTGCTGCTCATTGCCTTTGCGATGGTGCTGGCGGTGCGGGCGAAAAGCGGCTTTGGCCGGTCGCTGGCGGCCGGGGTGGCGGCGATGATGTTCATCCATATTTTCATCAATATGGCGATGGTGATGGGGATGATTCCGGTGGTGGGCGTGCCGCTGCCGTTCCTCAGCTATGGCGGCTCGTTCCTGCTGGCGTCGCTGATGGCCTGCGGATTGCTTCAGCATGTCTATATCAACCGCGAGCAAACCCTGCCGCGCCGCCGCATAAACTAA
- a CDS encoding TadE/TadG family type IV pilus assembly protein, whose product MFFVRLKSWIRNERGVALIEFAFIFPFLFLLLFGGVEVVRLMLIHQKLEKTGYVVADIVSQYNPATPGNFAGELKESVLRTDVFPIFNRIMSPYEREDAQAIILTSVKKINGSIKIQWQISGGGTLGDDCTSIVNGATPQQPPDAAVAGTTAAFGAPAAGLLATMPDNENMLVSEVCYRYQPLIQDLLQGVGAAGGNLGFTFFLEPRVYTKRTYFMPRHGELIYLPPTFPVQ is encoded by the coding sequence ATGTTTTTTGTGCGATTGAAATCATGGATACGAAATGAGCGCGGGGTTGCGCTGATCGAGTTCGCGTTTATTTTTCCGTTCCTTTTCCTGCTGCTGTTTGGCGGGGTCGAGGTGGTGCGGCTGATGCTGATTCACCAGAAGCTGGAAAAAACGGGCTATGTGGTGGCCGATATTGTTAGCCAGTATAACCCAGCGACCCCTGGTAATTTTGCTGGCGAGCTCAAGGAATCGGTGCTGCGCACGGATGTGTTTCCCATTTTTAACCGCATTATGAGTCCCTACGAGAGGGAGGACGCGCAGGCGATTATCCTGACCTCGGTGAAAAAGATCAATGGCTCTATTAAGATACAGTGGCAGATATCGGGCGGCGGCACGCTCGGCGACGACTGCACAAGCATTGTGAACGGGGCTACCCCGCAGCAACCGCCAGACGCGGCCGTTGCGGGAACCACCGCGGCTTTCGGTGCCCCTGCAGCCGGGTTGCTGGCCACCATGCCCGACAATGAAAACATGCTGGTGAGCGAAGTGTGTTACCGTTACCAGCCGCTGATTCAGGATCTTTTGCAAGGGGTCGGTGCGGCAGGTGGCAATCTTGGGTTCACCTTCTTTCTTGAGCCCAGGGTTTATACAAAACGTACGTATTTCATGCCGCGTCACGGTGAGCTGATTTACCTGCCCCCTACCTTCCCGGTCCAATGA
- the mreC gene encoding rod shape-determining protein MreC, translating into MRPERYSYGYASRGSAKSLKSRVLVAVLLLIGVSLLVMTRLHSPLIVRARMAAGDMLSPVLEAVTVPVSGIRNLMANKDALFKAYEENKQMREENDTLRHWQAVAQALKVENESLRALAAYRPVEQVSYVTAHVIAQSPDAYAGTLMINAGAADGLKSLQPVIDAHGLVGRVVEVGEHTARVLLLSDTSSRVPVISGNSRQHAILAGAGEALLHLTFVGGDVNAIALGEPVMTTAEGGLIPDSIMVGTVFRRDATGLLVKPLRPLAQSEYVRVMIAK; encoded by the coding sequence ATGCGCCCGGAGCGGTATTCCTATGGCTATGCAAGCCGGGGTTCGGCAAAATCGCTGAAATCGCGGGTGCTGGTGGCGGTGCTGCTGCTGATTGGGGTGTCGTTGCTGGTGATGACGCGGCTGCATAGCCCGCTGATCGTGCGGGCGCGGATGGCGGCGGGCGATATGCTCAGCCCGGTGCTGGAGGCAGTGACGGTGCCGGTTTCGGGCATCCGCAACCTGATGGCCAACAAGGACGCGCTGTTCAAAGCCTACGAAGAAAACAAGCAAATGCGCGAGGAAAACGACACGCTGCGCCACTGGCAGGCGGTCGCACAAGCGCTGAAAGTCGAGAACGAATCGCTGCGGGCGCTGGCGGCGTACCGGCCGGTGGAGCAGGTGAGCTATGTGACCGCGCATGTGATTGCGCAGAGCCCGGATGCCTATGCCGGCACGCTGATGATTAATGCCGGCGCGGCGGATGGTCTGAAATCGCTGCAGCCGGTGATTGATGCGCACGGGTTGGTTGGCCGCGTGGTCGAGGTGGGCGAGCATACGGCGCGGGTGCTGCTGCTGTCGGATACGTCGAGCCGGGTGCCGGTGATTAGCGGCAATTCGCGCCAGCACGCGATTCTGGCAGGCGCGGGCGAGGCGTTGCTGCACCTGACCTTTGTGGGCGGTGATGTGAACGCGATTGCGCTGGGCGAGCCGGTGATGACCACCGCCGAAGGCGGGCTGATTCCCGATAGTATTATGGTGGGTACGGTGTTCCGGCGCGACGCGACCGGGCTGCTGGTCAAGCCGCTGCGGCCGTTGGCGCAGTCGGAATATGTGCGCGTGATGATCGCGAAATAG
- a CDS encoding J domain-containing protein has protein sequence MPEQGADRFGMTLRARMGTTLDRLEREARRMLQLEEELSAFANQYYDVVGAATERLAQLEAQPLDDPLAMPAVHAQRDTRDARRVELKTRYRSLAKEIHPDRAMVVDGAGAQANHMHTLNAAYQQGDLAALLKLEAQLLLGQMAADVTTPQSEMDYALREVERAADTYAGGYRMMLNSPINELMLRALSAKQAGWDWMHAVLRKLERAIEERERA, from the coding sequence TTGCCTGAACAGGGCGCCGACCGCTTTGGGATGACGCTGCGCGCGCGCATGGGAACGACCCTCGACCGGCTGGAGCGCGAAGCCCGCCGCATGCTGCAGCTGGAGGAAGAACTCAGCGCCTTTGCCAACCAGTATTACGATGTGGTGGGCGCGGCGACCGAGCGGTTGGCGCAGCTTGAAGCGCAACCATTGGACGACCCGCTGGCCATGCCGGCGGTGCACGCCCAGCGCGATACGCGCGATGCCCGGCGGGTGGAGCTGAAAACGCGTTACCGCAGCCTTGCCAAGGAAATTCACCCCGACCGCGCGATGGTGGTCGATGGGGCCGGGGCGCAAGCCAATCACATGCATACGCTGAACGCGGCCTACCAGCAGGGCGACCTTGCGGCGCTGCTGAAGCTGGAAGCCCAGCTGCTGCTTGGGCAAATGGCGGCGGATGTGACGACCCCGCAAAGCGAAATGGATTATGCGCTACGCGAAGTCGAGCGGGCGGCGGATACCTATGCGGGCGGCTACCGCATGATGCTCAACTCGCCGATCAATGAGCTGATGCTACGCGCCCTATCAGCCAAACAGGCCGGGTGGGACTGGATGCACGCTGTGCTGCGCAAATTGGAACGGGCGATAGAAGAGCGCGAGCGCGCGTAG
- a CDS encoding rod shape-determining protein, giving the protein MFGLAKLFGMMSEDMAIDLGTANTLVYVKGRGVVLNEPSVVAMRSERGVMVPYAFGNEAKLMLGRTPEKIEAIRPLKDGVIADFRSAEEMIKYFIHRVHNRKSFSGPLIIICVPSGSTPVERRAIQVSAENAGARDVYLIEEPVAAAIGAGLPVSEPTGSMIVDIGGGTTEVAVLSLGGIVYARSARVGGDKMDEAIINYIRRYHNLLIGETTAERIKKEIGAACAPHDGQGRLIEIKGRDLLNGVPKEIVLSEAQIAEALSEPVHQIIEAVKVALESTPPELSSDIVDKGIVMSGGGSLLTHLDLVVSHATGLPVFVAEDALSCVAIGTGKVLENLGVFKHVLFKQE; this is encoded by the coding sequence ATGTTTGGACTAGCGAAGCTCTTCGGGATGATGTCGGAAGACATGGCGATTGATTTGGGCACGGCGAATACGCTGGTCTATGTGAAGGGCCGCGGGGTGGTGCTGAACGAGCCGTCGGTGGTGGCCATGCGCTCGGAGCGCGGGGTGATGGTGCCGTATGCGTTTGGCAATGAGGCCAAGCTGATGCTCGGCCGCACGCCGGAAAAAATCGAGGCGATCCGCCCGTTGAAGGATGGGGTGATCGCCGATTTCCGCAGCGCCGAGGAGATGATTAAATACTTCATCCACCGCGTGCATAACCGCAAGAGCTTCAGCGGGCCGCTGATTATTATCTGCGTGCCCTCGGGCTCGACGCCGGTAGAGCGCCGGGCGATTCAGGTGTCGGCGGAGAATGCCGGGGCGCGGGATGTGTATTTGATCGAGGAGCCGGTGGCGGCGGCGATCGGCGCGGGCCTGCCGGTGAGCGAGCCGACCGGCAGCATGATTGTCGATATCGGTGGCGGCACGACGGAAGTGGCGGTGCTGTCGCTGGGTGGGATTGTCTATGCGCGCTCGGCCCGGGTCGGCGGCGACAAGATGGACGAGGCGATTATCAACTACATCCGCCGCTACCATAATTTGCTGATCGGCGAGACGACGGCGGAACGGATCAAGAAGGAAATCGGCGCGGCCTGCGCACCGCATGACGGGCAGGGACGGCTGATCGAGATCAAGGGGCGCGATTTGCTCAACGGCGTGCCGAAGGAAATCGTGCTCAGCGAGGCACAGATTGCCGAAGCGCTGAGCGAGCCGGTGCACCAGATCATCGAAGCGGTGAAAGTGGCGCTGGAATCGACGCCGCCGGAATTATCGAGCGATATTGTCGATAAGGGCATCGTGATGAGCGGCGGCGGTTCGCTGCTGACGCATCTGGATCTTGTGGTCAGCCATGCGACCGGGCTGCCGGTGTTTGTCGCCGAAGATGCGCTGAGCTGCGTGGCGATTGGTACGGGCAAGGTGCTGGAGAATCTGGGCGTCTTCAAGCATGTGCTGTTTAAGCAGGAATAA
- a CDS encoding AI-2E family transporter: protein MMETIKHTGNGWQARWFHFAMWLAILTAFILFLRAVEPILLPFVLGLFVAYLMDPLAHRLQRLGLSRSLSTAIITLTLFTLLTALIIWLAPILYDQVSKLLAKAPGMLHQMERSARSWAEPLLQNLNQLTGGSDTGTLPADTNEIVQNAVDASSGFVQRMVASGAALINVAALLLITPIVCFYLIRDWPSMIRKVDSMLPLAYAPTIREQLYQINRTLAAYLRGQITVMIFMSIFYIAGLVLVGLNFGLVLGLLAGCIIIVPYLGSVISVGLGLLIAYGQFDGSAGFWMVVAVYGAGQILESQILTPKIIGDRVGLHPLWMLFGMLAGAVLLGFVGVLLAVPLTAVIGVLVKFAVGRYLQSGLYLDL, encoded by the coding sequence ATGATGGAGACGATCAAACATACAGGCAATGGCTGGCAGGCGCGGTGGTTCCATTTCGCGATGTGGCTGGCCATCCTCACCGCGTTCATCCTCTTCCTGCGCGCGGTCGAGCCGATCCTGCTGCCGTTCGTGCTCGGCCTGTTCGTCGCCTATTTGATGGACCCGCTCGCCCACCGGCTGCAACGGCTGGGCCTCAGCCGCAGCCTGTCCACCGCCATCATCACGCTGACGCTGTTCACCCTGCTCACCGCGCTCATCATCTGGCTGGCGCCGATCCTGTATGACCAGGTTTCCAAGCTGCTCGCCAAAGCACCCGGCATGCTGCACCAGATGGAGCGTAGCGCCCGCAGCTGGGCGGAGCCGCTGCTGCAGAACCTCAACCAGCTGACCGGCGGCAGCGACACCGGCACCCTCCCGGCCGATACCAACGAAATCGTGCAAAACGCGGTCGATGCATCGTCGGGCTTCGTGCAGCGCATGGTCGCCTCGGGCGCCGCACTCATCAATGTCGCCGCGCTGCTGCTCATCACGCCGATCGTCTGCTTCTACCTGATCCGCGACTGGCCGTCGATGATCCGCAAGGTCGATAGCATGCTGCCGCTGGCCTATGCGCCGACCATCCGCGAGCAACTTTACCAGATCAACCGCACGCTGGCCGCCTATCTGCGCGGGCAGATCACGGTGATGATTTTCATGTCGATATTCTATATCGCCGGGCTGGTGCTGGTCGGGCTTAATTTCGGACTGGTGCTGGGGTTGCTGGCGGGCTGCATCATCATCGTGCCCTATCTGGGATCGGTGATTTCGGTCGGGCTGGGCTTGCTGATCGCCTATGGCCAGTTTGACGGCTCAGCCGGATTCTGGATGGTGGTGGCGGTGTATGGCGCCGGGCAGATCCTCGAATCGCAGATCCTCACGCCCAAAATCATCGGCGACCGCGTCGGCCTGCACCCGTTATGGATGCTGTTTGGCATGCTCGCCGGGGCGGTGCTGCTCGGGTTTGTCGGGGTGCTGCTGGCCGTGCCGCTCACTGCCGTCATCGGCGTGCTCGTAAAATTTGCCGTCGGGCGTTACCTGCAATCGGGCCTCTATCTCGATTTATAA
- the mrdA gene encoding penicillin-binding protein 2, translating into MRPHELQKMLSRRAVVFGGVQAAAGFALLSRLYYLQFVHGAEFATQAEGNRVKMQLIIPPRGIISDRYGVALAMNHVNYRLVLEADNRTEARTCLKQLQPLMKLSDGEVKTITDAIRRRKVGIPILVREHLDWNEVARIQYHMPELSAATIDEGQWRHYPFSDHASHLIGYVGKVSEDEVDKSEPLLGHPDMKIGKNGIEALYEASLQGKAGARQMEVNATGSPVRELSHQPATAGDALPLTIDSRLQEFCVQRLGEESGAVVVMKVHTGEVMALVSVPSYDPNEFSKGIRADYYNALKANKKAPLMNKAIAGQYPPGSTFKMVTGLAGLKSGKYTANSRVYCNGTFYLGNHPFSCWKTEGHGSMSMAEALEQSCDVYFYTVARDIGIEAVAAMSTDFGLGQKSGLGLRGEQPGIVPSPAWKLKARGQPWNPGETINSSIGQGDTLTTPIQLATMTARMVNGGKKITPRLLMREKDKLQGKVDVSEEHLAVILEGMNRVVNSDRGTAHGSAIKDEALAFGGKTGTSQVRKLLVHGQNQNLIPWEFRHHAWFVGYAPVHAPEICCSVIIEHGGGGASAAAPVARDVLQKAQECMANPPLNPSKAGA; encoded by the coding sequence ATGCGCCCACATGAACTGCAAAAGATGCTTAGCCGCCGCGCGGTGGTGTTTGGCGGCGTGCAGGCGGCGGCGGGTTTTGCGCTGCTGTCGCGGCTCTATTACCTGCAGTTTGTGCATGGGGCGGAGTTTGCGACGCAGGCGGAAGGCAACCGCGTTAAAATGCAGCTCATCATCCCGCCGCGTGGAATTATTTCGGATCGCTACGGCGTCGCGCTGGCGATGAACCATGTGAATTACCGGCTGGTGCTGGAAGCGGATAACCGCACCGAAGCGCGCACCTGCCTGAAGCAACTGCAACCGCTGATGAAGCTGAGCGACGGCGAGGTGAAAACCATCACCGACGCCATCCGTCGTCGCAAGGTGGGGATTCCGATCCTCGTGCGCGAGCATCTGGATTGGAACGAGGTGGCGCGGATTCAATACCACATGCCCGAGCTGAGCGCGGCGACGATTGATGAAGGCCAGTGGCGGCATTACCCGTTCTCGGACCATGCGAGCCATTTGATCGGGTATGTCGGCAAAGTGTCGGAAGATGAGGTGGATAAGAGCGAGCCGCTGCTCGGCCATCCCGATATGAAGATCGGCAAGAACGGGATTGAGGCGCTGTATGAGGCGTCGCTGCAGGGCAAGGCGGGCGCGCGCCAGATGGAAGTGAACGCCACCGGCTCGCCGGTGCGCGAGCTGAGCCATCAGCCCGCAACTGCGGGCGATGCGCTGCCACTGACGATTGACTCGCGCCTGCAGGAATTCTGCGTGCAGCGCCTGGGCGAGGAATCGGGCGCCGTGGTGGTGATGAAGGTCCATACCGGCGAGGTGATGGCGCTGGTGTCGGTGCCGTCGTATGACCCCAACGAATTCAGCAAAGGCATCCGCGCGGATTATTACAACGCGCTGAAGGCCAACAAAAAAGCGCCGCTGATGAACAAGGCGATTGCCGGGCAATACCCGCCGGGCTCGACCTTTAAAATGGTGACCGGGCTGGCGGGGCTGAAATCCGGGAAATACACCGCCAACAGCCGTGTCTATTGCAACGGCACGTTTTATTTGGGCAACCACCCGTTCAGCTGCTGGAAAACCGAGGGCCATGGCAGCATGTCGATGGCCGAGGCGCTGGAGCAATCCTGCGATGTGTATTTCTACACGGTGGCGCGCGATATCGGCATCGAAGCCGTGGCGGCGATGAGCACGGACTTTGGGCTGGGCCAGAAATCCGGACTGGGCTTGCGCGGCGAGCAGCCGGGCATTGTGCCAAGCCCGGCCTGGAAGCTGAAAGCGCGTGGCCAGCCGTGGAATCCGGGTGAAACCATCAACAGCTCCATCGGACAGGGCGACACGCTGACGACACCGATCCAGCTGGCGACGATGACGGCGCGCATGGTCAATGGCGGCAAGAAAATCACGCCGCGCCTGCTGATGCGCGAGAAGGATAAGCTGCAAGGCAAAGTGGATGTGAGCGAGGAGCATCTCGCGGTGATTCTCGAGGGGATGAACCGGGTGGTCAACAGCGACCGCGGCACCGCGCATGGCTCGGCGATCAAGGACGAGGCGCTGGCGTTTGGCGGTAAAACGGGCACCTCGCAGGTGCGTAAATTGCTGGTGCATGGGCAGAACCAGAATTTGATTCCGTGGGAGTTCCGCCACCATGCGTGGTTTGTCGGCTATGCGCCGGTGCATGCGCCGGAAATCTGCTGCTCGGTGATTATCGAACATGGCGGCGGCGGGGCATCCGCCGCAGCACCGGTGGCGCGCGATGTGCTGCAAAAAGCGCAGGAATGCATGGCGAATCCGCCACTCAACCCATCGAAAGCGGGGGCATGA